A window of the Yersinia rochesterensis genome harbors these coding sequences:
- the sufC gene encoding Fe-S cluster assembly ATPase SufC, whose amino-acid sequence MLSIKNLKVSVEGNEILNGLNLDIKPGEVHAIMGPNGSGKSTLSAALAGREEYEVTEGSVTFKGKDLLELAPEDRAGEGVFLAFQYPVEIPGVSNHFFLQTAVNAVRKYRQQEPLDRFDFADFIEEKIELLKMPADLLTRSVNVGFSGGEKKRNDILQMAALEPSLCILDETDSGLDIDALKIVANGVNSLRNENRAFIIVTHYQRILDYVKPDFVHVLYQGRIIKSGDFTLVKQLEEQGYGWLTDQQ is encoded by the coding sequence ATGTTAAGCATCAAGAACTTAAAAGTCAGTGTCGAAGGTAACGAGATCCTCAATGGTTTGAATCTGGACATCAAACCCGGCGAAGTGCATGCCATTATGGGGCCGAACGGCTCAGGGAAAAGTACCTTGTCTGCGGCGCTGGCCGGGCGGGAAGAATATGAGGTCACTGAAGGCAGTGTGACTTTCAAGGGCAAAGATTTGCTGGAGCTGGCCCCAGAAGATCGTGCGGGTGAGGGCGTCTTTCTGGCTTTCCAGTATCCGGTAGAAATTCCGGGGGTCAGTAACCATTTCTTCCTGCAAACCGCCGTCAATGCGGTACGCAAATATCGCCAACAGGAACCGCTGGATCGTTTTGATTTTGCTGATTTCATTGAAGAGAAAATTGAGTTGCTCAAAATGCCGGCAGACTTACTGACCCGTTCAGTGAATGTGGGCTTCTCGGGCGGTGAGAAAAAACGCAACGATATCTTGCAGATGGCGGCGCTGGAACCCTCTTTATGCATTTTGGATGAGACTGACTCCGGTCTGGATATTGATGCGCTGAAAATTGTCGCCAACGGGGTGAACTCGCTGCGCAATGAGAATCGCGCCTTTATTATTGTGACTCACTATCAGCGCATCCTCGATTACGTCAAACCAGACTTTGTCCATGTGCTGTATCAGGGGCGAATCATTAAGTCTGGTGATTTCACGCTGGTGAAACAGTTGGAGGAGCAAGGCTATGGCTGGCTTACCGACCAACAGTAA
- a CDS encoding hotdog fold thioesterase: MLWKRKTTLAELNKIGADCMVAHLGIEITRLGDDELEATMPVDHRTTQPFGLLHGGASVVLAESLGSMAGYLCTTDGQQVVGLEINANHLKAARSGKVRGCCRAIHVGRSHQVWQIEVFDEQNNLCCTSRLTTAVLSPT; the protein is encoded by the coding sequence ATGCTTTGGAAACGCAAAACGACGCTAGCTGAACTGAACAAAATTGGCGCTGATTGTATGGTCGCCCACTTGGGTATTGAAATAACCCGGCTGGGCGATGACGAATTGGAAGCGACGATGCCGGTAGACCATCGGACAACTCAACCTTTTGGGCTGCTGCACGGCGGGGCGTCAGTGGTGTTGGCGGAGTCGTTGGGGTCGATGGCGGGGTATTTGTGTACCACTGACGGGCAACAAGTCGTGGGGTTGGAAATCAATGCCAATCATCTAAAAGCGGCCCGGTCTGGGAAAGTGCGCGGCTGTTGTCGTGCTATTCATGTTGGCCGCAGCCATCAGGTTTGGCAAATTGAAGTTTTTGATGAACAAAACAACCTGTGTTGTACCTCCCGTTTGACTACTGCCGTGCTATCCCCCACATAA
- the sufS gene encoding cysteine desulfurase SufS, which produces MSFSIGQVSIEQVRADFPLLGREVNGQPLAYLDSAASAQKPQVVIDRELNFYRADYAAVHRGIHTLSAEATGQMEAVRQQVADFIHAASAEEIVFVKGTTEAINLVANSYGRHFLQAGDSIIITEMEHHANIVPWQMLAKEIGIEIRVWPLMATGELELTALTSLIDGTTKLLAITQVSNVLGTVNPIKEIVAQAKAAGLVVLVDGAQAVIHQPVDVQDLGCDFYVFSGHKLYGPSGIGILYGKSEWLQKMPPWEGGGAMIKTVSLTQGTTFADAPWRFEAGSPNTAGIMGLGAAISYVNQLGLANIQQYEQSLMQYAWEQLRQINSLTLYGPVNRAGVIAFNLGPHHAYDVGSFLDQYGIAIRTGHHCAMPLMAFYKVPSMCRASLALYNTREEVDRLVVGLQRIEKLLG; this is translated from the coding sequence ATGAGTTTCTCTATTGGGCAAGTCAGTATTGAGCAAGTCAGAGCTGATTTCCCGCTGCTTGGCCGTGAGGTTAACGGCCAGCCGTTGGCATATCTGGACAGCGCCGCCAGCGCACAGAAACCACAAGTGGTTATTGACCGGGAACTTAACTTCTATCGTGCAGATTATGCGGCGGTTCATCGGGGCATTCACACTCTGAGTGCCGAAGCGACTGGGCAAATGGAAGCGGTACGTCAACAGGTCGCGGACTTTATTCATGCCGCTTCTGCGGAAGAAATCGTCTTTGTCAAAGGCACGACGGAAGCTATCAATTTAGTGGCGAACAGTTATGGCCGCCATTTTCTGCAAGCCGGTGACAGCATTATCATTACCGAAATGGAGCATCACGCCAATATTGTACCGTGGCAGATGCTGGCAAAAGAGATTGGCATTGAAATCCGTGTTTGGCCGCTGATGGCGACGGGTGAACTTGAATTAACCGCGTTAACGAGTTTGATTGACGGCACCACTAAACTGTTGGCGATCACTCAAGTTTCCAATGTGCTGGGGACAGTGAATCCCATTAAAGAGATCGTGGCGCAAGCTAAAGCCGCGGGTTTGGTGGTGCTGGTGGATGGCGCACAGGCGGTGATACATCAGCCGGTCGATGTTCAGGATTTGGGCTGCGATTTTTATGTTTTCTCTGGACATAAACTGTACGGCCCATCGGGCATTGGTATCTTGTACGGCAAAAGTGAATGGCTACAAAAAATGCCGCCATGGGAAGGGGGCGGTGCGATGATCAAAACTGTCAGCCTGACACAGGGCACCACCTTTGCTGATGCGCCATGGCGTTTTGAAGCGGGGTCTCCCAATACTGCCGGTATTATGGGGCTGGGTGCTGCAATCAGTTATGTGAATCAGTTGGGGCTTGCTAATATCCAGCAATATGAGCAATCACTGATGCAGTATGCGTGGGAACAACTGCGCCAGATTAACAGCCTGACACTGTATGGCCCGGTAAACCGGGCTGGGGTTATTGCGTTCAATCTGGGGCCACATCATGCTTATGATGTCGGCAGTTTCCTGGACCAATACGGTATTGCGATTCGTACCGGGCATCATTGCGCCATGCCGCTGATGGCATTCTACAAGGTGCCAAGCATGTGCCGGGCGTCGCTGGCGCTTTATAATACCCGTGAGGAAGTTGATCGGCTGGTGGTTGGGTTGCAGCGCATCGAAAAATTGCTGGGCTGA
- the sufD gene encoding Fe-S cluster assembly protein SufD, which produces MAGLPTNSNTPNQQRILAEQRSNALANFGQLFEQSQKLKQHQNGQGAEATAHWQQVLALGFPSIKHEDWKYTPLERLFAHSFGFAPAVKVTAAQRDNLSLLQDAHRLVFIDGRYAPELSDSECGPYQLAHITENTQFPAAIQSEVFLHLTESLAQESLHIRLPVGQHSDKPLYLLHISSGNSSEVVNTSHYRHHLAIEAGAQAEVIEHFVSLNEQPHFTGARLTVSVGENAELNHCKLAFEAPQSTHFAHNDLVLSRDARAKSYSFLLGAGLTRHNTSAQLNGEGASLSMNSLLLPIGREICDTRTYLEHNKGYCDSRQLHKVMVRERGKAVFNGIIKVAQHAVKTDGQMTNNNLLLSKLAEVDTKPQLEIYADDVKCSHGATVGRIDAEQLFYLQSRGINQADAQQMIIFAFAAELTEAIHHEAIRKAVLARIAERLAGESL; this is translated from the coding sequence ATGGCTGGCTTACCGACCAACAGTAATACCCCAAATCAACAACGCATTCTTGCCGAACAGCGTAGTAATGCCTTAGCGAATTTTGGCCAGCTATTTGAACAGAGTCAAAAGCTTAAGCAGCACCAAAATGGTCAGGGTGCTGAAGCTACGGCACATTGGCAACAGGTGCTGGCATTGGGTTTCCCCAGCATCAAGCATGAAGATTGGAAATACACACCGCTGGAGCGTTTATTCGCCCATAGCTTCGGCTTTGCTCCGGCGGTGAAAGTGACGGCGGCTCAGCGCGATAATTTGTCATTGTTGCAAGATGCCCATCGTTTGGTTTTCATTGATGGACGATATGCCCCGGAATTGAGTGACAGTGAATGTGGCCCGTATCAACTGGCACATATAACTGAAAATACTCAGTTTCCAGCGGCGATTCAGTCGGAAGTCTTTTTGCATCTGACCGAAAGTCTGGCTCAGGAAAGCTTGCACATCCGTTTGCCTGTCGGGCAACACAGTGATAAACCGCTGTATCTGTTGCATATCAGTTCAGGCAATAGCTCTGAGGTGGTGAATACCAGCCATTACCGTCACCATCTGGCGATTGAGGCGGGCGCACAGGCAGAGGTCATTGAGCATTTTGTCAGTCTTAATGAACAGCCGCATTTTACCGGTGCGCGGCTGACTGTTTCGGTGGGTGAGAATGCAGAGTTGAACCACTGCAAACTGGCGTTCGAAGCGCCCCAAAGCACCCATTTTGCCCATAATGACTTAGTGTTAAGCCGTGATGCGCGAGCGAAGAGTTATAGCTTCTTGCTCGGTGCGGGGCTGACCCGCCATAACACCAGCGCCCAGTTAAATGGCGAGGGTGCCAGTTTGTCGATGAATAGCTTGCTGCTTCCTATAGGGCGAGAAATTTGTGACACCCGCACTTACCTGGAACATAACAAAGGCTATTGCGATAGCCGCCAACTCCATAAGGTCATGGTGCGCGAGCGGGGTAAAGCTGTCTTCAATGGCATAATAAAAGTGGCTCAGCATGCAGTAAAAACTGACGGCCAGATGACCAATAATAACTTACTGCTCAGTAAGTTAGCTGAGGTAGATACCAAGCCACAGCTGGAAATTTATGCCGATGATGTGAAGTGCAGTCACGGGGCTACCGTCGGGCGTATTGATGCAGAACAGCTATTTTATCTGCAATCACGCGGTATCAATCAAGCTGATGCGCAGCAAATGATTATTTTTGCTTTTGCCGCCGAATTGACCGAAGCCATCCATCACGAAGCCATTCGCAAAGCTGTATTGGCGCGAATTGCCGAGCGGTTGGCTGGGGAGTCGCTATGA
- the sufE gene encoding cysteine desulfuration protein SufE, translating to MAGLPDKNKLIRNFSRCLNWEEKYLYVIELGAQLPPLTEQQRQPENLISGCQSQVWIAMTRSEAGHVVFAGDSDAAIVKGLVAVVFILYQGLTPQQIIELDVRPFFADLALSQHLTPSRSQGLEAMIRAIRTKAVALNVC from the coding sequence ATGGCTGGTTTGCCAGATAAAAATAAATTGATTCGTAATTTTTCCCGCTGTTTAAATTGGGAAGAAAAATACCTGTATGTGATCGAGTTAGGTGCGCAGTTGCCGCCCTTAACTGAGCAGCAGCGCCAACCAGAAAATCTTATCTCTGGCTGTCAAAGCCAGGTGTGGATTGCAATGACTCGCTCTGAAGCTGGGCATGTGGTTTTTGCCGGTGATAGTGATGCCGCTATCGTCAAAGGTTTGGTCGCGGTGGTGTTCATCCTGTATCAAGGTTTGACTCCACAGCAGATAATTGAGTTAGATGTTCGGCCCTTTTTTGCCGATTTAGCCCTCAGTCAGCACTTAACACCTTCGCGTTCCCAAGGTCTTGAAGCCATGATCCGCGCCATTCGCACTAAGGCTGTTGCCCTCAACGTTTGCTGA
- the sufB gene encoding Fe-S cluster assembly protein SufB → MTRSNVEVPDEVQAWVSDGRYKEGFFTQLATDELAKGLSEDVIRAISAKRNEPDWMLEFRLGAYRSWLEMEEPHWLKAHYKSLDYQDYSYYSAPSCGSCDDSCDSQPGAVQQSSAASDLSEQAMNEYLTAEVESAFAQLGVPVREGAEVAVDAIFDSVSVATTYRGKLAEQGIIFCSFGEAIQEYPDLVRKYLGSVVPAKDNFFAALNAAVASDGTFVYVPKGVRCPMELSTYFRINAAKTGQFERTILIADEDSYVSYIEGCSAPVRDSYQLHAAVVEVILHKNAEVKYSTVQNWFAGADSTGGILNFVTKRALCEGDGSKMSWTQSETGSAITWKYPSVILQGDNSIGEFFSVALTNGHQQADTGTKMIHIGKNTKSTIIAKGISAGHSQNTYRGLVKILPGADNARNFTQCDSMLIGPDSGAHTFPYVEVRNNTAQLEHEATTSKIGDDQLFYCLQRGISEDDAISMIVNGFCKDVFSELPLEFAVEAQKLLAISLEHSVG, encoded by the coding sequence ATGACACGAAGCAATGTAGAAGTTCCAGATGAAGTGCAGGCTTGGGTCAGCGATGGTCGCTACAAAGAAGGTTTTTTTACACAGCTCGCGACTGATGAGCTGGCGAAAGGCCTCAGTGAGGATGTCATTCGCGCCATTTCTGCCAAGCGTAATGAGCCGGACTGGATGCTGGAGTTTCGCCTGGGGGCTTATCGAAGTTGGCTAGAAATGGAAGAACCGCACTGGCTGAAAGCACATTATAAAAGTCTGGATTATCAGGATTATAGCTATTACTCAGCGCCATCCTGTGGCAGCTGTGATGATAGCTGTGATTCGCAGCCCGGAGCGGTGCAGCAATCGTCTGCCGCTAGCGATTTGTCTGAACAAGCAATGAATGAGTACCTCACCGCCGAGGTCGAGTCTGCATTTGCCCAGTTAGGGGTGCCGGTGCGGGAAGGCGCTGAAGTGGCGGTTGACGCCATTTTTGACTCGGTTTCGGTGGCAACCACTTATCGAGGGAAACTGGCCGAACAAGGCATTATTTTCTGCTCATTTGGTGAAGCTATTCAGGAGTACCCGGATTTAGTACGCAAGTATCTCGGCTCAGTGGTGCCAGCGAAAGATAACTTTTTTGCCGCGCTCAATGCCGCAGTGGCTTCTGACGGCACTTTTGTTTATGTGCCGAAAGGGGTGCGCTGCCCGATGGAGTTATCAACCTATTTCCGCATTAATGCTGCCAAAACCGGTCAATTTGAGCGCACCATTCTGATTGCTGACGAAGACAGTTATGTCAGTTATATCGAGGGGTGCTCCGCGCCCGTTCGTGATAGTTATCAGTTGCATGCGGCGGTGGTTGAAGTCATTTTACATAAAAATGCCGAAGTGAAATACTCGACTGTGCAGAACTGGTTTGCTGGGGCTGACAGCACCGGCGGTATTCTCAATTTTGTGACCAAACGGGCGTTGTGTGAAGGTGATGGCTCCAAAATGTCGTGGACCCAATCTGAGACTGGCTCGGCGATTACCTGGAAATACCCCAGTGTGATTTTGCAGGGCGATAACTCCATCGGTGAGTTCTTCTCGGTCGCGCTGACTAACGGCCATCAGCAGGCGGATACCGGCACCAAGATGATCCACATTGGCAAAAACACCAAATCAACCATTATTGCCAAAGGGATCTCCGCCGGACACAGCCAAAATACCTATCGTGGGTTGGTGAAAATCCTGCCGGGCGCGGATAACGCGCGTAATTTCACTCAATGTGACTCGATGCTGATTGGCCCGGATTCCGGCGCGCATACTTTCCCTTATGTGGAAGTGCGTAATAATACGGCGCAATTGGAGCACGAGGCGACAACCTCCAAAATTGGTGATGACCAACTGTTTTATTGCTTGCAGCGCGGTATCAGTGAAGATGATGCCATCTCAATGATTGTTAACGGCTTCTGTAAGGACGTGTTCTCCGAATTGCCGCTGGAGTTTGCCGTCGAAGCACAGAAATTGTTGGCCATCAGCTTGGAACACAGTGTTGGTTAA
- the ydiJ gene encoding D-2-hydroxyglutarate dehydrogenase YdiJ, which yields MIPQISQAPGVIPLVLDFLDALKQHGFTGDTATHYADRLTMATDNSIYQLLPDAVIFPRSTADVALIARLAGQDNFKSLVFAPRGGGTGTNGQALNTGIVVDMSRHMNRILEINVEQGWVRVEAGVIKDQLNQYLRPFGYFFSPELSTSNRATLGGMINTDASGQGSLVYGKTSDHVLGLRAILLGGEMLDTRAMQTSLAETIAQEDSVTGRIYHTVLNRCRDQRALILEKFPKLNRFLTGYDLRHVFSDDLQTFDLTRILTGSEGTLAFIAEATLDITPLPKVRRLVNVKYDSFDSALRNAPVMVEAKALSVETVDSKVLNLAKEDIVWHSVKELITDVPDKEMLGLNIVEFAGDDKPLIDKQMEALCQRLDDLMAAHEGGVIGYQICSELAGIERIYGMRKKAVGLLGNSKGQAKPIPFAEDTCVPPQHLADYIVEFRQLLDSHNLTYGMFGHVDAGVLHVRPALDMCDPRQEMLMKQISDQVVQLTARYGGLLWGEHGKGFRAEYSPEFFGEVLYHELRQIKSVFDPDNRLNPGKICSPLASDAPMMKVDTPDKRGTLDRRIPLAVRTSFRGAMECNGNGLCFNFDARSPMCPSMKITGDRIHSPKGRATLVREWLRLLSEQGVDPVALEQGLATQRPSLRGLIEKTRNTWHASKGDYDFSHEVKEAMSGCLACKACSTQCPIKIDVPGFRSRFLQLYHTRYHRPLRDYVVAGVEDYAPLMAKAPKVFNFFLKQPWVGALSRKSIGMVDLPLLSSPSLKQSLSGHYASTMTLEQLEKLSAAERSQHVLIVQDPFTSYYDAQVVADFVRLVEKLGFNPVLLPFSPNGKAQHIKGFLQRFAKTARKTADFLNRIALLGMPMVGVDPALVLCYRDEYKEILGDSRGEFSVQLVHEWLQVALTEQPEQPISGESWYLFGHCTETTALPASSQHWASIFSRYGAKLENVSVGCCGMAGTYGHEAKNIDNSLGIYALSWQQALQKLPGKRCLATGYSCRSQVKRIEGNGLRHPLQALLELV from the coding sequence CGCGGTGGCGGAACGGGCACCAATGGCCAGGCATTGAACACCGGTATTGTGGTGGATATGTCGCGCCATATGAACCGCATTCTGGAGATAAATGTCGAGCAAGGTTGGGTGCGGGTTGAAGCGGGCGTGATTAAAGACCAGCTTAATCAATATCTGCGGCCGTTCGGCTATTTCTTCTCACCAGAATTATCTACCAGCAATCGCGCCACTTTGGGCGGAATGATTAACACCGACGCCTCTGGTCAGGGTTCATTGGTTTATGGCAAAACCTCTGACCATGTGCTGGGTTTGCGCGCCATTTTACTGGGGGGTGAGATGCTGGACACCCGCGCGATGCAGACGTCGCTGGCAGAAACGATTGCGCAGGAAGATTCCGTCACTGGCCGTATTTACCATACAGTGTTGAATCGCTGCCGTGATCAACGTGCGCTGATTCTGGAAAAATTCCCTAAATTAAACCGCTTCCTGACCGGCTATGATTTACGTCATGTGTTTAGTGATGACCTACAAACGTTTGATTTAACGCGGATTCTAACCGGCTCTGAAGGCACTCTGGCCTTTATTGCCGAAGCAACGCTGGACATTACACCTTTGCCAAAAGTTCGCCGTTTGGTGAATGTGAAATATGACTCTTTTGATTCCGCGCTGCGCAATGCCCCTGTTATGGTGGAAGCCAAAGCGCTGTCAGTGGAAACCGTGGACTCCAAAGTCCTCAATCTGGCGAAAGAGGATATTGTCTGGCACTCGGTTAAAGAATTGATTACTGATGTCCCTGATAAAGAGATGCTGGGGCTGAATATTGTTGAGTTCGCTGGTGATGATAAACCCCTGATTGACAAGCAAATGGAGGCACTTTGCCAGCGTTTGGATGATTTGATGGCGGCCCATGAAGGCGGGGTGATTGGCTACCAGATTTGCAGTGAATTAGCCGGGATTGAACGTATTTATGGCATGCGCAAAAAAGCGGTGGGGCTGCTCGGCAACAGTAAAGGGCAAGCCAAACCAATCCCATTCGCCGAAGACACCTGTGTGCCACCACAACATTTAGCCGATTATATTGTTGAATTCCGTCAGTTGTTGGATAGCCACAACCTGACTTACGGCATGTTTGGCCATGTGGATGCTGGCGTATTGCATGTTCGTCCGGCACTGGATATGTGCGATCCGCGACAAGAAATGCTGATGAAGCAGATTTCAGATCAAGTGGTGCAACTGACAGCGCGCTATGGTGGCTTGTTGTGGGGGGAGCATGGTAAGGGCTTCCGCGCAGAGTACAGCCCAGAGTTCTTTGGTGAGGTGCTTTATCATGAATTGCGGCAGATAAAATCAGTATTTGACCCCGATAACCGCCTGAATCCGGGGAAAATTTGTTCTCCATTGGCCAGTGACGCGCCGATGATGAAAGTGGACACCCCCGACAAACGCGGCACTCTGGACCGGCGCATCCCACTGGCGGTCAGAACCTCATTCCGTGGCGCGATGGAGTGCAATGGTAATGGGCTTTGCTTTAACTTTGATGCCCGCAGCCCCATGTGTCCGTCAATGAAAATAACCGGTGACCGGATTCATTCGCCGAAAGGGCGGGCAACGCTGGTACGAGAATGGCTACGGCTGTTATCCGAGCAAGGGGTTGACCCAGTAGCTCTGGAGCAAGGGCTGGCAACCCAGCGGCCCAGCTTGCGCGGGTTGATTGAAAAAACGCGCAATACCTGGCATGCCAGCAAGGGTGACTATGATTTCTCTCATGAGGTTAAAGAGGCGATGTCGGGCTGTCTGGCGTGTAAAGCTTGCTCGACACAATGCCCGATAAAGATTGATGTACCGGGCTTCCGCTCCCGCTTCCTACAGTTGTATCACACCCGCTATCACCGGCCATTGCGTGATTATGTCGTCGCGGGTGTGGAAGATTATGCCCCGCTGATGGCGAAAGCGCCGAAAGTGTTTAACTTCTTCCTCAAGCAACCTTGGGTGGGTGCATTAAGCCGCAAAAGCATCGGCATGGTGGATTTACCGCTATTGTCCAGCCCAAGCTTAAAGCAGTCATTGTCTGGGCATTACGCCAGCACCATGACGCTGGAACAGCTTGAGAAGTTGTCCGCAGCTGAGCGCAGCCAACATGTTTTGATCGTGCAAGACCCGTTTACCAGTTATTACGATGCGCAGGTTGTTGCTGATTTTGTTCGGCTGGTGGAGAAACTCGGTTTCAATCCGGTGTTATTGCCATTCTCGCCGAATGGTAAAGCGCAGCATATCAAAGGATTCCTGCAACGTTTTGCCAAAACAGCCCGGAAAACAGCTGATTTTCTTAATCGCATTGCGCTATTGGGTATGCCAATGGTGGGGGTTGACCCGGCCTTGGTGCTTTGTTATCGCGATGAATATAAAGAGATTTTGGGTGATTCTCGTGGTGAGTTTAGTGTGCAGTTAGTTCATGAGTGGCTACAGGTGGCGCTGACGGAGCAACCCGAACAGCCAATCAGTGGCGAATCTTGGTATCTGTTCGGCCATTGCACTGAAACCACGGCGCTGCCAGCCAGTAGTCAGCATTGGGCCTCGATATTCTCCCGTTATGGTGCCAAGCTGGAAAACGTCAGTGTCGGCTGTTGCGGCATGGCGGGAACCTATGGTCATGAAGCAAAAAATATCGATAATTCATTAGGTATTTATGCATTATCCTGGCAGCAGGCTTTACAAAAACTACCGGGTAAACGTTGTTTAGCCACCGGTTATTCTTGTCGCAGTCAGGTTAAACGCATTGAAGGCAATGGCTTGCGGCACCCATTGCAGGCGCTGCTAGAGTTGGTTTAA
- the sufA gene encoding Fe-S cluster assembly scaffold SufA has product MQQESVGTFSLDDNVWQGVTITDSAAAQITRLMQQDPEVKGLQLGVKQSGCAGFAYVMDMTKEPASDALVFEQGGARLYVPLKAMPFIDGTVVDYVREGLNQIFKFNNPKAQHSCGCGESFGV; this is encoded by the coding sequence ATGCAACAGGAATCCGTCGGGACATTTTCACTCGATGATAATGTTTGGCAAGGCGTTACAATCACTGACAGCGCAGCGGCGCAAATCACCCGACTCATGCAACAGGACCCTGAAGTCAAAGGGTTACAGCTTGGGGTGAAGCAATCCGGTTGTGCCGGATTTGCGTATGTGATGGATATGACCAAGGAGCCGGCCAGTGACGCGCTAGTGTTTGAACAGGGCGGCGCCAGACTTTACGTGCCACTGAAAGCGATGCCTTTTATTGATGGCACCGTGGTGGATTACGTCCGCGAAGGGCTGAATCAGATTTTTAAATTTAATAATCCTAAAGCTCAGCATTCCTGCGGGTGTGGCGAGAGTTTTGGCGTTTGA